Proteins from a single region of Lentimicrobium saccharophilum:
- a CDS encoding FprA family A-type flavoprotein, whose protein sequence is MTDNKVLDVTADVKWIGVLDKDIVTFDVVMETQYGTTYNSYFINAEKKAVVETTKLRFWETYERKIRQVCNPAEIEYIILDHTEPDHSGNLANLLRLAPEATVVGSGNALRYLKDMFGSDFKSMQVKDGDTLSLGNKTLRFFNAPNLHWPDSIYTYLEEDKVLFTCDSFGAHYCSEAMFDDLVGNYDDAFNYYFDVILKPFSKFMLKAIEKIRPLEISAICTGHGPILRSNWKRFVDMSEKRALEAIENPVKNRVFIAYVSAYHNTGDLAGHIAEGIRESGDLEVEVMDIEKASLGSIDEQLAKSSGILLGSPTINQNILLQIYQVFALINPIRDRGKLAAAFGSYGWSGEGASLIESNFSNLKLKLFDENLFIRFSPDASEEEKARTFGLKFGKAMAENLKCNSNV, encoded by the coding sequence ATGACTGACAACAAAGTTCTTGATGTTACAGCCGATGTTAAATGGATTGGAGTGCTAGACAAAGACATTGTAACGTTTGACGTGGTAATGGAGACACAATACGGAACAACCTACAATTCTTATTTTATCAATGCTGAAAAAAAGGCCGTTGTAGAAACGACCAAACTCAGATTTTGGGAAACCTACGAGCGAAAAATCAGGCAGGTCTGTAATCCGGCTGAAATCGAATATATTATCCTCGATCATACCGAGCCGGATCATTCCGGCAATCTGGCAAACCTGCTCAGGCTTGCTCCTGAAGCCACCGTTGTTGGCAGCGGGAATGCGCTCAGGTATCTGAAGGACATGTTTGGCTCTGATTTCAAATCGATGCAGGTTAAGGACGGAGACACCCTCTCGCTGGGCAACAAAACACTCCGGTTTTTCAATGCCCCCAATCTCCATTGGCCTGACTCCATATATACCTATCTCGAAGAGGATAAGGTATTATTTACCTGCGATTCCTTTGGTGCACATTACTGTTCCGAAGCTATGTTCGATGACCTGGTTGGCAATTATGACGATGCCTTTAATTATTATTTTGATGTCATTCTTAAGCCATTCAGCAAATTCATGCTGAAAGCCATTGAGAAGATCAGACCACTTGAGATTTCTGCTATTTGCACCGGTCATGGCCCCATTCTCAGGAGCAACTGGAAACGTTTTGTTGATATGTCAGAGAAACGCGCGCTGGAAGCTATTGAGAATCCTGTAAAGAACAGGGTCTTTATCGCCTATGTATCAGCCTATCATAATACCGGTGATCTTGCCGGCCACATCGCCGAGGGTATCAGAGAATCAGGTGATCTGGAGGTCGAGGTCATGGATATTGAAAAAGCCAGCCTCGGGAGCATCGACGAACAACTTGCCAAATCTTCAGGGATATTACTGGGATCACCAACCATAAACCAAAATATTCTCCTCCAGATTTACCAGGTTTTTGCACTGATCAATCCCATCCGCGACCGCGGTAAACTGGCCGCTGCTTTTGGTTCCTATGGCTGGAGCGGAGAAGGTGCATCGCTGATCGAGTCCAACTTCAGCAATTTAAAACTGAAACTTTTTGATGAAAATTTGTTTATCAGGTTTTCACCGGATGCTTCAGAAGAAGAAAAAGCCAGAACTTTTGGCCTGAAATTCGGGAAAGCCATGGCTGAGAACCTGAAATGCAACAGTAACGTTTAA
- a CDS encoding type 2 periplasmic-binding domain-containing protein, whose translation MLKKLHSRIIVPVILFTGLISMLSSCSIERRLAGEYLSKKETTSVLLISPDIVFKEGFKVPDSLNIDSLSKENRNVLLLQYTELIQYISDSTFIDGYMNGLSFGLRQLGYKVFKDYNSHTFLASGDNRIIVNLAQLQLEEYYIPVKDHASFSDDELYRYEFYITGININSWFELSGLNHADSLIRVVFNSETISDYSESDFRYFPLTGEVKYLYSVDSLRIPDVYEAGRNTGYLNAGNFHNYLINRHIKLNMPKGQTPANIIVYDRVSGVLRKSKSLGFTEIQ comes from the coding sequence ATGCTTAAAAAACTGCATTCACGGATCATAGTGCCGGTGATTCTGTTCACCGGCCTTATCTCAATGCTATCCTCTTGCAGCATCGAGCGAAGGCTTGCAGGTGAATACCTGAGCAAAAAAGAAACAACATCCGTATTGCTGATCTCCCCTGACATAGTTTTCAAAGAAGGTTTTAAGGTCCCAGATTCTTTAAACATTGATTCACTATCAAAAGAAAACAGGAATGTCCTGCTGCTGCAATATACCGAGTTAATTCAATATATCAGCGATTCAACATTCATTGACGGATATATGAACGGACTGTCTTTCGGGCTGAGACAATTGGGATATAAGGTGTTTAAAGATTATAACTCACATACGTTTCTTGCTTCGGGAGACAATCGCATCATTGTAAACCTGGCCCAACTTCAGCTGGAAGAGTATTATATTCCGGTTAAAGATCATGCAAGTTTCAGCGACGACGAATTGTACCGCTATGAATTTTACATCACCGGAATCAATATTAACAGCTGGTTTGAATTGTCAGGCTTAAACCACGCTGACTCTTTAATCAGGGTGGTATTTAACAGCGAAACCATCAGTGATTACTCGGAATCTGACTTCCGCTATTTCCCTCTTACCGGGGAGGTAAAATACCTTTATTCGGTTGACAGCTTAAGAATTCCGGATGTTTATGAAGCAGGAAGGAATACGGGATATCTCAACGCGGGGAATTTTCACAACTATTTAATAAACAGACACATAAAACTTAATATGCCGAAAGGGCAGACACCTGCAAACATTATTGTTTATGACCGGGTTTCCGGAGTGCTCCGGAAAAGCAAGTCATTAGGCTTTACAGAAATCCAATAA
- a CDS encoding IS256 family transposase: MKNLHFTQEQVTKILEEIAIKENGLQELQKLSLEAMMRAEREEHNATNGDMSNGYRPRRTFGRGKIIELRVPRSRNGQFYPILLSLLRDQEEECRKLAFNLYGAGLTTEQVGQIFGDIYGKEYSTSQISRMFDYARNDVQTWLQRPLEPYYPIIMIDATFIYTRRIDHVSKEGYYTILGVRADRTREVLAVINFPTESANAWEVVLQSLKERGLKEIGLIVCDSLTAIEDSIWRQFPETEIQLCAIHLQRNVNKHIKPKDKALVAEDLKEVLRTGDRNDTVEKGYQRWLEFCSKWGKYYPSIKRMGENNRYKLNFTYLGYDYRTHNMLYSTNWIERLNRDYKRTTRMRGALPGPDATILLLGYVAMTRSAYQRKIPKIDYEQNKFHWEE, from the coding sequence ATGAAAAACCTACACTTTACACAAGAGCAAGTTACAAAGATTTTGGAAGAAATCGCCATAAAAGAGAATGGTTTACAGGAATTACAGAAGCTCAGCCTGGAAGCAATGATGCGAGCAGAACGAGAAGAACATAACGCCACAAATGGCGATATGAGTAATGGGTATAGACCTCGAAGGACATTTGGTCGGGGAAAAATTATTGAGCTTAGAGTGCCACGAAGCCGAAACGGGCAGTTTTACCCGATACTATTAAGCCTTTTACGTGATCAGGAAGAAGAATGCCGCAAACTTGCCTTTAATTTATATGGTGCTGGATTAACCACAGAGCAAGTAGGCCAGATATTTGGCGATATCTACGGAAAAGAATACAGCACAAGTCAGATAAGCCGCATGTTCGACTATGCCCGCAATGATGTACAGACATGGTTACAACGTCCTTTAGAGCCGTATTATCCCATTATAATGATAGATGCTACCTTTATCTATACCCGACGAATTGACCATGTTAGCAAAGAAGGATATTACACGATTTTGGGAGTCAGGGCCGATCGAACCCGGGAGGTGCTTGCAGTAATTAATTTCCCGACTGAAAGTGCCAATGCTTGGGAGGTCGTGCTACAGTCACTTAAAGAAAGAGGATTAAAAGAGATTGGGTTAATTGTATGTGACAGCCTTACTGCTATTGAGGATTCCATATGGAGACAGTTCCCGGAAACTGAGATTCAACTTTGTGCAATTCATCTGCAACGCAATGTAAACAAACACATTAAGCCTAAAGACAAAGCGCTGGTTGCAGAAGATTTAAAAGAAGTGCTGAGAACTGGAGATCGCAATGATACCGTTGAGAAAGGATATCAACGATGGCTAGAATTCTGCAGTAAATGGGGGAAATACTATCCGTCGATAAAAAGGATGGGAGAAAATAACCGCTATAAATTAAATTTCACCTACCTCGGATATGATTATAGAACCCATAATATGCTTTATTCTACCAACTGGATAGAACGGCTCAACAGAGACTATAAACGAACAACAAGAATGCGCGGCGCTTTACCAGGGCCAGATGCCACTATTCTTCTTTTAGGATATGTGGCTATGACCAGATCAGCATACCAAAGGAAGATCCCTAAGATTGATTATGAACAAAACAAATTTCACTGGGAAGAATGA
- the tsaD gene encoding tRNA (adenosine(37)-N6)-threonylcarbamoyltransferase complex transferase subunit TsaD, whose product MPIYILGIESSCDDTSAAVLSDTEVLSNVIANQQVHSNFGGVVPELASRAHQQNIIPVIHEAIQRAGIRKEELSAVAFTRGPGLLGSLLVGTSFAKSFAYGLNIPLVEVDHMQAHILAHFIRPKLSEEPVPQLPFLCLTVSGGHTQIVRIDDYFEMEVIGQTIDDAAGEAFDKAAKIMGLPYPGGPLVDKFGKTGNPRAFGFSKPNIPGLDYSFSGLKTSFLYFLRDRLKEDPDFIEKNKEDLCASIQDAIVGSLMEKLLKAVEQTGIRQVAVAGGVSANSALRRAFMAQQEAGVIQAFIPEFQFTTDNAAMIAIAGYFKFLKRDFAEFSVSPYSRVVSLFVCNEFFF is encoded by the coding sequence ATGCCAATCTATATCCTTGGAATAGAATCTTCATGTGATGATACATCAGCGGCAGTTCTGAGTGATACTGAAGTTCTTTCGAATGTTATTGCCAATCAGCAGGTTCACTCCAACTTCGGGGGAGTTGTGCCTGAACTTGCTTCGCGTGCGCACCAGCAGAATATAATTCCCGTAATCCATGAAGCCATTCAAAGAGCGGGAATCAGAAAAGAAGAGTTAAGTGCCGTTGCCTTTACCCGCGGACCCGGATTGCTGGGCTCACTGCTGGTTGGTACTTCATTTGCCAAATCTTTTGCCTACGGTTTGAATATTCCGCTGGTGGAAGTAGATCATATGCAGGCTCACATTCTTGCTCATTTTATCAGGCCAAAGCTATCTGAGGAGCCGGTGCCGCAGTTGCCTTTCCTGTGTCTCACTGTTTCGGGCGGTCACACCCAGATTGTACGGATTGATGATTACTTTGAAATGGAAGTGATCGGACAGACCATCGATGATGCAGCCGGTGAAGCTTTTGACAAGGCCGCTAAAATCATGGGTTTGCCATATCCTGGAGGGCCTTTGGTAGATAAATTCGGCAAAACCGGAAATCCGAGGGCTTTTGGTTTCTCAAAACCCAACATTCCCGGGCTGGATTATAGTTTCAGCGGACTCAAGACTTCTTTTCTCTATTTTCTGCGTGACAGATTAAAGGAAGATCCTGATTTTATCGAGAAGAATAAGGAGGACCTTTGCGCCTCCATTCAGGATGCAATTGTCGGATCCCTGATGGAGAAATTATTGAAGGCTGTGGAGCAAACCGGCATACGACAGGTGGCGGTAGCCGGAGGTGTTTCAGCAAATTCGGCCTTGCGCAGGGCATTTATGGCACAACAGGAAGCGGGCGTAATACAGGCGTTTATACCTGAATTTCAGTTTACTACGGATAATGCGGCAATGATTGCAATTGCAGGCTATTTTAAATTTCTGAAAAGAGACTTTGCAGAATTTTCGGTTTCACCTTATTCGCGGGTAGTATCCCTTTTTGTGTGTAATGAGTTCTTCTTCTAA
- a CDS encoding translocation/assembly module TamB domain-containing protein, protein MSLTFIYGLFRTSYVQTRLVQVAANYLSAELGTKISIGAIDISWFFNVVLEDVLIKDRHNQNLLKAARIKVRPGKIDHKRRFLAISAISLDKAEINIARYASDSLMNYSFITDYFSSSDTAARETTARPWKLGISGIRISGSQFTYNNGLKDTVTSGIDYNHISLSGLNLEIRRLAIFPDSITAQIRSLSLKEKSGFILNDFFTNCLISKDSIVARQLHIKTPGSEINVDLKFLHSGFGSYNYFIDSVKMHGLFDRSTIQLGDIGYFTPALAGVNESLKIHGLVMGTVSSLKARQFRFGYRENTYFEGNITMDGLPDISETFIHLNVRDFKTNYQDLKAFRLPGGASAGIPEIVNNLGNIRIKGYFTGFINDFVSAATFRTGTGTVKTDLSLKSGNDQHIQYNGHLTLSEWQLGKSVKAEKYLGLVDLSAEIDGMFSRQKEISATLAGDVQRIQILGNEFNDIRLNGQFLNREFNGQLTLRDELIDLDFNGLVDLSDSIPRFNFISEVKDAYLSRLNLWERDSSASLSTTMSLNFTGSNIDNLLGNLNFYNTLYKEAGNYYPVNKIELKTFAYGPGLKTLSLDSDFASADFSGKFTFSDFYSSLLNIVNTYLPSFRPYPKMDRIVSHEQLFDYYVVVKDVSHLTELFLPNLKLHSTAYLFGSYNSTSRTILLNGQTDLFEYNGIKFHNWTIRGQNTGNSLELTTGMSSIVFKEQDEENDQALGIDNFSFNAAMRGDSITYNFNWGNKNRDILNRGDISGYFTFNDQPVIRSGITRADFIINDSTFTARQDGDIIIDSTSIYINNLKIKGLNQELTVAGKVSENSSDLLSVKFERFDISNADLLLNIDNVDFDGILSGSLSANDLYKTRKLQADMTVKNFAFNKEILGDARVKTRWDNDRSGLDIDVGIIYKGNISTHTPVSIKGFIYTDEEAPQNFDLDITTLNYNLATLNPFLKGFASNLKGYASGDLKMEGTYNQPAFSGNLQLMRTQMKIDYLNVTYSLADKVEVTPELISATNVMVYDSLGNTGLLNFSLSHNYFRDMVMDMTVMANNLAGLNTTSKDNELFYGSAFATGNVSIRGPFDDLRMNIRVKSDKETNIYIPINLNVDATENAYIRFVDNEDEHLKPALFEPVTSGVNLDMFLNVTKDANIQLFLPDNIGNIKANGNGQLQMGIDTRGDITMFGDYIIESGTFLFTLQNILNRVFSIDQGSKISFNGSPYEADLNVKAVYKLRASLKGIPELASIPEYANRSIPVDCIIHLKNNLYNPDIGFSIRLPDAEESLRQSVFAAIDTTNEVGMTQQMVSLLLLKSFSFTGNAGLAGSVGSSSIEILTNQLSNMLSQISKDVDIGVNYRTGDALSSEALEVALSTHLFDDRVTIDGNLGVMTSGTTQNTNNIIGDVVIDVKITRDGRFRVKAYNKSNNPFEITSYNANYKQGVGIYYRYEFDRFSELFRRQRKKQPKTGNDSKS, encoded by the coding sequence ATGTCGCTTACCTTCATCTACGGGTTATTCCGGACATCTTACGTGCAGACAAGGCTTGTGCAGGTAGCTGCGAATTATCTTTCGGCTGAACTTGGCACAAAAATCAGCATCGGCGCGATAGATATTTCATGGTTTTTTAATGTTGTGCTCGAAGATGTCCTGATTAAAGACAGACATAACCAAAACCTGCTGAAAGCAGCCCGCATAAAGGTCCGCCCGGGAAAAATAGATCATAAAAGACGGTTTCTGGCTATTTCTGCAATTAGTCTTGACAAGGCGGAAATCAACATTGCCCGATACGCCTCCGACAGTCTGATGAATTACAGTTTTATAACAGACTATTTCAGCAGCAGCGATACTGCTGCCCGGGAAACCACCGCCAGGCCATGGAAACTGGGTATTTCGGGAATACGGATCAGCGGTTCGCAATTCACCTACAACAACGGGTTGAAAGACACTGTTACTTCAGGAATTGATTATAATCATATCTCTTTATCCGGCCTGAATCTGGAAATACGCCGGCTGGCGATTTTTCCTGACAGTATCACCGCCCAGATACGCAGCCTCAGCCTGAAAGAAAAGTCCGGATTCATATTGAATGATTTTTTTACAAATTGTCTGATCAGCAAAGATTCCATTGTTGCCAGACAACTGCATATAAAAACGCCGGGGAGCGAGATTAATGTGGATTTGAAGTTTCTGCATTCCGGGTTCGGAAGTTATAACTACTTCATTGACAGCGTGAAAATGCACGGCCTTTTCGACAGGAGCACCATTCAGTTGGGCGACATCGGCTATTTCACTCCAGCCCTGGCAGGAGTCAATGAAAGCCTCAAGATTCACGGACTTGTCATGGGGACTGTATCCTCGCTGAAAGCCAGGCAATTCAGGTTCGGTTACCGTGAAAACACATACTTTGAGGGCAACATCACCATGGATGGCCTACCGGATATATCCGAAACATTTATTCACCTTAATGTCAGGGATTTTAAAACTAATTATCAGGATCTTAAGGCATTCAGGCTTCCGGGTGGGGCAAGTGCCGGCATTCCGGAAATAGTCAACAATCTGGGCAATATCAGAATCAAGGGATATTTTACGGGATTTATTAATGATTTTGTTTCAGCGGCCACCTTCAGGACAGGAACGGGTACGGTAAAGACCGACCTGAGCCTGAAAAGCGGCAATGACCAGCATATTCAATACAACGGTCACCTCACTTTATCGGAATGGCAACTGGGGAAAAGCGTGAAAGCCGAAAAATATCTCGGTCTTGTTGACCTGAGTGCCGAAATTGACGGAATGTTCAGCCGGCAAAAAGAAATCAGTGCCACCCTGGCAGGTGATGTACAACGCATCCAGATACTTGGAAATGAATTTAATGACATCAGGCTGAACGGACAGTTCCTGAACAGGGAATTTAACGGCCAGCTTACGCTGAGAGATGAATTGATTGACCTGGATTTCAACGGGCTGGTTGATCTTTCAGATTCAATTCCGCGATTTAATTTTATTTCAGAGGTTAAAGATGCCTACCTGAGCAGGCTTAACCTGTGGGAAAGGGATTCCTCTGCATCGCTCAGCACTACCATGAGTCTGAACTTCACCGGATCAAATATTGACAACCTGCTTGGAAATCTGAATTTTTACAATACCCTTTATAAAGAGGCGGGCAATTATTATCCGGTAAACAAAATTGAACTGAAAACATTCGCTTACGGACCTGGCCTTAAAACCCTGAGTCTCGATTCTGATTTTGCCAGCGCTGACTTCAGCGGAAAATTTACATTTTCGGACTTCTATTCCTCCCTGCTGAACATCGTAAATACTTACCTGCCTTCATTCCGGCCTTATCCGAAAATGGACCGGATAGTGAGCCATGAACAGCTTTTTGATTACTATGTTGTGGTAAAGGACGTCAGTCACCTTACAGAACTGTTTCTACCCAACCTGAAACTACATTCAACCGCTTACCTTTTTGGAAGTTACAATTCAACATCGAGGACTATTTTGTTAAATGGACAGACCGATCTCTTTGAATATAATGGCATTAAATTTCATAACTGGACGATCAGGGGGCAGAATACCGGAAATTCACTGGAATTAACCACCGGCATGTCATCTATTGTATTCAAGGAACAGGATGAAGAAAACGACCAGGCGCTGGGTATTGACAATTTCAGTTTTAACGCTGCAATGCGCGGTGACAGTATAACATACAACTTTAACTGGGGGAATAAAAACAGGGATATCCTTAACCGTGGAGACATAAGCGGATATTTCACTTTTAATGATCAGCCGGTGATCAGGTCAGGCATAACAAGAGCCGATTTTATCATTAACGATTCCACTTTCACAGCCAGACAAGATGGGGATATTATTATTGATAGTACATCAATTTATATTAATAATCTTAAAATCAAAGGATTAAACCAGGAATTAACGGTCGCAGGCAAAGTGTCAGAAAATTCTTCAGATTTGCTATCCGTAAAATTCGAAAGATTTGATATTTCAAATGCTGACCTTCTGTTAAATATTGACAACGTCGACTTTGACGGAATACTCAGCGGATCCCTTTCCGCGAATGATTTATACAAGACCAGGAAGCTCCAGGCAGATATGACCGTTAAAAATTTTGCTTTCAACAAGGAAATACTGGGGGATGCCAGGGTGAAGACCCGCTGGGATAATGACAGGTCGGGACTGGATATTGATGTCGGAATAATATACAAGGGTAACATCAGCACGCACACCCCGGTTTCGATCAAAGGATTTATTTATACCGACGAGGAAGCTCCACAGAATTTTGACCTCGACATTACAACACTCAACTATAATCTGGCCACGCTTAATCCCTTTCTGAAGGGATTTGCCTCAAACCTCAAAGGATATGCCAGTGGTGACCTGAAAATGGAAGGCACCTACAATCAGCCGGCTTTTTCCGGGAACCTGCAGCTTATGAGGACGCAGATGAAAATAGATTACCTGAATGTTACCTATTCTCTTGCTGATAAGGTTGAAGTTACCCCTGAGCTGATCAGTGCCACCAATGTAATGGTTTATGATTCACTCGGAAATACAGGTTTGCTGAACTTCAGTCTCAGCCATAACTATTTCAGGGATATGGTCATGGATATGACAGTGATGGCCAATAACCTTGCAGGGCTGAATACAACTTCAAAAGACAACGAACTTTTTTACGGATCTGCATTTGCTACCGGAAATGTCAGTATCAGGGGGCCGTTTGATGACCTAAGAATGAACATCCGCGTGAAATCCGATAAAGAAACCAACATTTACATCCCTATTAACCTGAATGTGGATGCAACTGAGAATGCATATATCAGGTTTGTAGACAATGAAGACGAGCATCTGAAGCCTGCGCTGTTTGAGCCGGTTACCTCCGGCGTTAACCTTGATATGTTTCTTAATGTAACAAAAGACGCCAACATTCAGCTCTTCCTGCCCGACAACATCGGAAATATAAAGGCTAATGGCAATGGCCAGTTACAAATGGGCATTGATACACGCGGAGACATCACCATGTTCGGCGATTACATCATTGAAAGCGGAACATTTCTGTTTACACTTCAAAATATCCTCAACAGGGTATTTTCAATTGATCAGGGCAGCAAAATCTCATTCAACGGCAGTCCTTATGAGGCTGACCTGAATGTAAAAGCCGTTTACAAATTACGTGCTTCCTTAAAAGGGATTCCTGAACTGGCGTCAATCCCTGAATACGCCAACCGCTCCATCCCGGTTGATTGCATCATCCATCTGAAAAATAATCTTTACAATCCGGATATCGGATTCAGTATCCGCCTGCCGGATGCAGAGGAATCGCTGCGACAGAGTGTGTTTGCTGCTATAGATACCACGAATGAAGTAGGAATGACCCAGCAAATGGTTTCCCTTCTGCTGCTGAAATCATTCAGTTTTACCGGAAATGCCGGTCTGGCCGGGAGCGTGGGATCTTCCTCCATTGAAATACTGACAAACCAGTTGAGCAACATGCTTTCACAGATCAGCAAAGATGTGGATATTGGTGTTAACTATCGCACAGGAGATGCATTGTCATCAGAAGCCCTTGAAGTCGCCCTTTCGACACATCTCTTCGATGACCGGGTAACCATTGACGGCAACCTTGGTGTAATGACCTCCGGAACCACCCAGAACACCAATAATATCATCGGAGATGTGGTAATTGATGTTAAAATAACCCGCGACGGACGATTCAGGGTGAAAGCATATAATAAATCCAACAATCCATTTGAGATCACTTCATACAATGCGAACTACAAACAAGGGGTCGGCATCTATTACAGATACGAATTCGACCGGTTTTCAGAGTTATTCCGCCGTCAACGGAAAAAACAACCCAAAACGGGCAATGATTCAAAATCATGA
- a CDS encoding T9SS type A sorting domain-containing protein: protein MKTLFGSFTAMFLIIQIQTHAQITITRNDMPVIGDTIRVSTATNLPGIDPTLTGPAYTWDFSSLEPVNQTVEEYVSINTTPFLYQIVFNQNVANLASPVTDIDFVPGFDITDAYVYYRATTGSYTRPGYAATIMGIPVPMKFDQAELLYTFPLQYNSPADSSISNYSLGLPGIGYFSIERKRVNQVDGWGNVTTPYGTFEALRVKSTIYERDSLYLDSIQTGFPLVRNYIEYQWLGNGQAIPLLTITQEGPLMTARYRDHIQNFNPLVVIVQDTTVCKGDSVTLNVKVSGGFPPYTYQWSTGEQTDSIRVSPAESTTYVVLVTDSQQQTGIGTIELTVIPFEHFTLGADTLICAESSIGFDAGDAYGSVRWYLDGVLASEETKFVLDSTGIGLNTITLRVEYETESCSGSDEIIIGFYICGGISEKGNQSINLYPNPATQTIYLDTKGFSASVSCSIATTEGKIIRSYPGMHNPGRIELDVRSVKPGNYLILISDAERKGVARFLKQ, encoded by the coding sequence ATGAAAACGCTTTTCGGTTCATTTACAGCAATGTTTCTGATAATTCAGATTCAAACGCACGCCCAGATTACCATAACCCGGAATGATATGCCTGTCATAGGCGACACCATCCGTGTAAGCACAGCCACGAATCTTCCGGGCATTGATCCAACGCTCACCGGCCCCGCCTACACATGGGACTTTTCTTCGCTGGAGCCGGTAAACCAAACGGTGGAAGAATATGTAAGCATCAATACCACGCCATTTCTGTATCAGATCGTCTTTAACCAGAATGTGGCCAACCTGGCTTCTCCTGTTACCGATATTGATTTTGTACCGGGATTTGATATAACCGACGCTTATGTCTATTACCGGGCCACTACCGGCAGTTATACCCGTCCCGGTTATGCCGCCACCATTATGGGCATACCTGTACCCATGAAATTCGACCAGGCTGAGTTGTTGTATACTTTTCCGCTCCAATACAATTCACCTGCCGACTCCAGTATTTCAAACTACAGTCTTGGCTTACCCGGCATAGGTTACTTCAGCATTGAAAGAAAACGGGTAAATCAGGTAGACGGTTGGGGTAACGTTACCACCCCTTATGGCACTTTTGAAGCACTACGCGTGAAATCCACGATTTATGAGCGCGACAGCCTATATCTGGATTCCATCCAAACCGGCTTCCCGTTGGTAAGAAATTACATTGAATATCAATGGCTTGGCAACGGACAGGCCATTCCACTGCTTACAATTACCCAGGAAGGCCCCCTGATGACCGCAAGGTACAGGGACCATATCCAGAATTTCAACCCACTGGTTGTTATCGTACAGGATACCACCGTTTGTAAAGGCGATTCCGTGACCCTGAATGTCAAAGTCAGCGGTGGCTTTCCTCCTTATACCTATCAATGGAGCACCGGCGAACAAACTGACTCAATCAGGGTTTCACCGGCTGAATCGACCACCTATGTCGTTTTGGTAACTGATTCACAACAACAAACCGGGATTGGCACCATTGAACTTACCGTAATCCCTTTTGAACATTTTACGCTCGGTGCCGACACCCTGATTTGTGCTGAATCTTCCATAGGATTTGATGCAGGGGACGCTTACGGATCGGTCCGCTGGTATCTGGATGGTGTGCTGGCCTCCGAAGAAACGAAGTTTGTGCTTGATTCAACAGGAATCGGGCTGAATACCATAACCCTCAGGGTTGAATATGAAACGGAAAGCTGTTCAGGATCTGATGAAATCATCATAGGCTTTTATATTTGCGGTGGAATCTCAGAAAAAGGGAATCAATCCATCAACCTTTATCCAAACCCGGCTACACAAACGATTTATCTCGACACCAAGGGATTCTCTGCTTCAGTAAGTTGTTCAATTGCGACAACTGAGGGTAAAATCATCAGAAGCTATCCGGGCATGCACAATCCGGGAAGAATTGAACTGGATGTCCGTTCAGTCAAGCCGGGCAACTACCTGATTCTGATATCTGACGCAGAGCGGAAAGGCGTTGCGAGATTTCTGAAACAATGA